The following proteins are co-located in the Phragmites australis chromosome 10, lpPhrAust1.1, whole genome shotgun sequence genome:
- the LOC133883685 gene encoding uncharacterized protein LOC133883685, whose translation MSPASCLAPPPPRLPCPRVRLPPPSSTTAARQLLVFGPWSARSPAKGWRLVHVSCFRQDQDGPTTFDDGSDFNCIAQSVSPWAAEPKEEEAESTNEEEEEQNSKEGDWFVRVQKIKENLQGRILRFQTEHWTVPWTGETIAQVMILWIATFWLVGSWIVPFLAHAAGFSKETLTHRGQALYSLLTDITEGLAGIAILHQCLGRFRPLPRGWFEFNLKGRWHLDVALGCLLFPLVNLLSHINISLVPMSPGPVAGVSSVEQSIVARDPVAMALYAVVVTVCAPIWEEIVFRGFLLPSLTRYMPLPWSILVSAAAFALAHFNAQRVMPLIFLGVVMGGVFARSRNLLASMVLHSLWNGFVFLDLMK comes from the exons ATGTCCCCCGCCTCCTGCCTCGCCCCTCCCCCTCCACGCCTCCCATGCCCTAGGGTTCGGCTCccacctccctcctccaccaccgccgctAGGCAGTTGCTCGTCTTCGGGCCTTGGAGCGCGAGGTCTCCAGCCAAG GGATGGAGATTGGTGCACGTCTCATGCTTCAGGCAGGACCAGGATGGGCCAACAACATTTGATGATGGTAGTGACTTCAACTGCATTGCACAATCGGTGAGTCCCTGGGCTGCGGAGCCGAAAGAGGAAGAGGCGGAAAGCAccaatgaggaggaggaggagcagaattCCAAGGAGGGGGATTGGTTCGTCCGAGTGCAGAAG ataaaagaaaatttacagGGCAGAATATTAAGATTTCAGACTGAACACTGGACGGTACCTTGGACTGGTGAAACCATTGCTCAG GTCATGATTTTATGGATTGCCACATTTTGGCTTGTGGGTTCCTGGATAGTGCCATTCTTGGCTCATGCTGCTGGCTTTAGCAAGGAAACATTGACACACAGGGGCCAAGCACTATATAGCCTCTTGACGGACATAACTGAAGGCCTTGCTGGGATTGCTATCCTTCACCAATGCCTTGGTAGATTTCGTCCCCTTCCTCGAGGCTGGTTTGAGTTCAATTTAAAGGGCAGATGGCATTTGGATGTAGCATTGGGGTGCCTGTTATTCCCACTAGTCAATTTGCTCTCTCACATCAATATCAGCCTAGTTCCAATGTCACCAGGTCCAGTTGCCGGGGTGTCCAGTGTAGAACAATCCATTGTGGCCCGTGACCCAGTGGCGATGGCCTTATATGCTGTGGTAGTCACTGTATGTGCACCTATATGGGAAGAGATTGTATTCCGAGGtttccttcttccttctctaaCCCGGTACATGCCACTTCCATGGTCGATCCTAGTAAGTGCTGCAGCTTTCGCACTCGCACACTTCAATGCACAGAGGGTAATGCCCTTGATATTTCTTGGGGTAGTGATGGGAGGGGTCTTTGCAAGATCGCGTAACTTATTGGCATCTATGGTGCTGCACAGCCTGTGGAATGGCTTTGTGTTTTTGGATTTGATGAAGTGA